Genomic segment of Planktothrix tepida PCC 9214:
GCAAGAAAAAAGAAGATGTGGTTCAAGAAGAATCGGAATATGCTGACCATCCACCCTTAGTTTTATTTGGGTCTTTACCTGATCCCGTTGTGACGAATTTAACCTTAGAATTAAAGAAACAAGGGATTAAAGTTTCGGGGTGGTTACCTGCCAAACGTTATACTGAATTACCTGTGTTAGAAGAAGGGTATTATGTGGCTGGTGTTAATCCGTTTTTATCTCGGACGGCTACCACTTTAATGCGGCGTCGTAAGTGTAAATTAATTGGTGCACCGTTCCCTATTGGCCCCGATGGAACCCGTGCTTGGATTGAAAAAATTTGTTCTGTTTTTAATATTCAACCCAAGGGTTTAGAGGAACGAGAAGCGCAAATTTGGGCAGGGTTAGAAGATTATATCCAGTTAATTCGGGGTAAATCTGTATTTTTCATGGGGGATAATTTATTAGAGGTTTCCTTAGCGAGATTTTTAATTCGTTGCGGGATGACTTGCCCAGAAATTGGCATTCCTTACATGGATAAACGCTATCAAGAAGCGGAGTTGAAACTGTTAGAAAAAACCTGTCAGGAGATGGGAGTTCCTCTGCCAAAAATTGTGGAAAAACCGGATAATTACAATCAAATTCAACGAATTTATGAGTTAAAACCGGATTTAGTAATCACCGGAATGGCTCACGCTAACCCCTTAGAAGCACGGGGTATTAATACGAAATGGTCGGTGGAGTTTACCTTTGCTCAAACTCACGGGTTCACAAATGCACGGGATATTCTGGAGTTAGTCACTCGTCCGTTACGTCGGAATAACAGTCTCAAGGATTTAGGTTGGGATAAGTTAGTTAAGGAAGACGCAAAGGTTTAATCGCTTTAGACAATCGATTAGTATAATGAAGGGGGTGATTGAATGCGATCGCCCTTTTTATGCAGTGGGAGTGAACCAAAATATAATTCCATATAAAAAGTTTAATATCTTTAATAAATTTTACATTAAATATAATGAATTCTAAGAATATTCAATTATTTTCTTTTTTTTCTGGCGCAGGTTTTTTAGATTTAGGGTTTGAACATAGTGGCTTTAATGTTGCTTTTGTTAATGAAATTTACCCGCCATTTTTAGAGGCTTATTGTTACTCTCGACAAATCTTAGGAATTCCTGAACCCGAATATGGATATTTTGAGGATGATATTATTAACTTAACAGAAGGAAATCGAAAAGAGCATTTACAAGTTTTAGTTAAACAAACTCGCCAAACTTCAGATTTAATTGGTTTTATTGCTGGCCCTCCCTGTCCTGATTTTTCTGTAGGGGGGAAAAATCGAGGTAAAAATGGTGATCAAGGAAAATTGACAGCGTGTTACGTTGAGTTAATTTGTCAGCAGCGACCCGATTTTTTTGTTTTTGAGAATGTTAAGGGGTTATGGTCTACGAAAAAACACCGAATGTTTTATGAAGAAATGAAGCGAAAACTTACGTTCAATAATTATCGTTTGACCGAACGTTTAATTAATGCCATTGAATATGGAGTTCCCCAAGATCGAGATCGACTGATCTTAATTGGTTTTCAAGAATCATTACTCAATAATATAGGTTTTGATAGCTGTTATAGTTCAGTAATTCCTGATGGCTTATTTCCTTGGAAACAACATATTATCTATCCTAGAGATCAGGTTTTCTCTTATTCCTGGCCTAAATTAGATTCATTTGTAGAAAATTCTGTTTTAGATTGTCCTCCGGGTATTCCTGAAGAATTAACGGTTGAATATTGGTTTAGAAAAAATAATGTTGTTTTTCATCCTAACGCAGAACACTATTTTAAACCCAGAGCAGGTTTAGCTAAGTTTAGTATCATTCCTGAAGGAGATGATTGCAAAAAATCCTATAAACGTCTTCATCGATGGCGTTATTCTCCAACCGCTTGTTATGGTAATAATGAAGTTCATCTCCATCCCTATAAAATTCGCCGTATTTCAGCAGCAGAAGCACTGGCAATACAATCTTTACCTAAAGAATTTGTATTACCTTCTAAAATGAGTCTCAGTAGTATGTTTAAAACGATTGGTAATGGTGTTCCTTATTTAGCAGCTAGAGGTATCGCTGAAACGATTTTAGATTTTCTAAGCCAAAAATATTTAACCTATAAAGTTCCTATGATTCACCAATTAGAATTACCATTGGTTTATAGTAGTTCTGAAAAATATACGATCTAATCCTAATGATTAGGGTAAAGCATCTTCGACTAACTTGATCAAATCTTGTTTATTAGAACAGGAGTAAACCTGATCTACGCTTATCAATTCTCGCTTAATGGCGATTCCATGAGGTGCAATTCCTTTAGTAAAAATTTTTACATCTGATAGTGAAGCTTGTTTTGCCGTAACCATATAATATTTCCAGTTTTGCCCACAAGCATATCCAATCGCTTTGATCATTGCTGTTTCATATAATGCTTGATAACGACGATCTGGACGGTTAGAAATTTTGACAGATAGGACTGCTTTAACTTCTTGCGCTTTTAGTTTACCTTGTAATAATTTATAAATTTCAGTTCCTAAAGATTCCGCTTCGTTTGCTTGTTGATTTAATAAAGGTTGAATCTGATTAAACAAGCCTTGATCATCTAAGATTGATAAAACATAGTCAGGACTCGAAAAAAATATGTTATCTTTGAATTGATTAATATGGTGTAAGCCTTTGTTCTCTTTAAATTCATCTTTATGAAAGAGTGCTAAAAACTTGGATGCTGCTTCTGATGATACAGTTTCCTCAGTTGATACAGTTTCCTGACTCGTTCCCTTTTTTTGTGATTTCGGTTTCTTAACAGTTTTATTAGTTTCCCCAGAACGTGCTAAGCGAAAAGGTACAAAATAGAGTTTATGAGTTGAATAGAAATCTATAGCAATTTCAGCTAAAAAGCTAGTAATTAAGAATTCATTCCATTGACCTCTACAATTATTCAGTGCACCTTGGGTTAGCTCGATTTCAGAACCTTTATAAGCTTCATTATAAGCTGTTTTTACTTCTGCCTCTATCCAAGTGAGAATATCAATAACTGATTCATTTTTATCAATCTTATCTTTAATTTGTGGATATAGTGTTTGGTAAACCTCACTACCTTTAATTGTATATTTCGTATCCTTCTCTGTTTCTTGTTTTAAAAACCAATGTTCCTTACTCATCCGTTTCCTTCTCTTCCTCTATACTATATTTTGCAAACAAATCAGAGATAGAAATCCTCAAAGCTTGTGCTATCTTTTCAATATTTTCTAAAGAGGGGTTTCGCTGACCTCTCTCTATACTCGAAATATAGGTGCGATGAAGTTCTGAGCGTTCTGCTAGATCTTCTTGAGATAGGTCTAACTCTCGGCGACGTCGCCTTATGGCTTTACCAAAGCGATATTTAATATTTTGTTTTGAATTTATATTCACGTGAATATCATCAACTTTTGTAGGCAATAAGTCTACAGGCAATAAGTCTACTTTTTTCTTCAATTACAAAAACAAAGGTATTATTATTCAATTGACCGACAATATTACCCTCTGTTACTTCCGGTGTTGAACGAACGTTCAATGGTGGATCGGGATCTTTGACAACGGCTGTGCTAACTTTGCAACCCTCCACAGGGGGTTTA
This window contains:
- a CDS encoding helix-turn-helix domain-containing protein; this translates as MNINSKQNIKYRFGKAIRRRRRELDLSQEDLAERSELHRTYISSIERGQRNPSLENIEKIAQALRISISDLFAKYSIEEEKETDE
- a CDS encoding Cfr10I/Bse634I family restriction endonuclease, producing the protein MSKEHWFLKQETEKDTKYTIKGSEVYQTLYPQIKDKIDKNESVIDILTWIEAEVKTAYNEAYKGSEIELTQGALNNCRGQWNEFLITSFLAEIAIDFYSTHKLYFVPFRLARSGETNKTVKKPKSQKKGTSQETVSTEETVSSEAASKFLALFHKDEFKENKGLHHINQFKDNIFFSSPDYVLSILDDQGLFNQIQPLLNQQANEAESLGTEIYKLLQGKLKAQEVKAVLSVKISNRPDRRYQALYETAMIKAIGYACGQNWKYYMVTAKQASLSDVKIFTKGIAPHGIAIKRELISVDQVYSCSNKQDLIKLVEDALP
- a CDS encoding ferredoxin:protochlorophyllide reductase (ATP-dependent) subunit N, whose product is MTVAQPQPEGLTFECETGNYHTFCPISCVAWLYQKIEDSFFLVIGTKTCGYFLQNAMGVMIFAEPRYAMAELEEGDISAKLNDYDELKRLCLQIKRDRNPSVIVWIGTCTTEIIKMDLEGLAPKLEAELGIPIVVARANGLDYAFTQGEDTVLAAMAVRCPDKAPVAETEKHERNAIQKLLHFGKKKEDVVQEESEYADHPPLVLFGSLPDPVVTNLTLELKKQGIKVSGWLPAKRYTELPVLEEGYYVAGVNPFLSRTATTLMRRRKCKLIGAPFPIGPDGTRAWIEKICSVFNIQPKGLEEREAQIWAGLEDYIQLIRGKSVFFMGDNLLEVSLARFLIRCGMTCPEIGIPYMDKRYQEAELKLLEKTCQEMGVPLPKIVEKPDNYNQIQRIYELKPDLVITGMAHANPLEARGINTKWSVEFTFAQTHGFTNARDILELVTRPLRRNNSLKDLGWDKLVKEDAKV
- a CDS encoding DNA cytosine methyltransferase — encoded protein: MNSKNIQLFSFFSGAGFLDLGFEHSGFNVAFVNEIYPPFLEAYCYSRQILGIPEPEYGYFEDDIINLTEGNRKEHLQVLVKQTRQTSDLIGFIAGPPCPDFSVGGKNRGKNGDQGKLTACYVELICQQRPDFFVFENVKGLWSTKKHRMFYEEMKRKLTFNNYRLTERLINAIEYGVPQDRDRLILIGFQESLLNNIGFDSCYSSVIPDGLFPWKQHIIYPRDQVFSYSWPKLDSFVENSVLDCPPGIPEELTVEYWFRKNNVVFHPNAEHYFKPRAGLAKFSIIPEGDDCKKSYKRLHRWRYSPTACYGNNEVHLHPYKIRRISAAEALAIQSLPKEFVLPSKMSLSSMFKTIGNGVPYLAARGIAETILDFLSQKYLTYKVPMIHQLELPLVYSSSEKYTI